The following are encoded in a window of Streptomyces sp. Go-475 genomic DNA:
- the murJ gene encoding murein biosynthesis integral membrane protein MurJ encodes MNAPYDGDHGRAVGDSGYPESGGPEGAPPQHGQVPPQPPADMYLQDAYAQDPYRAQDLAAQDPVAEALYDRAAHPPPPPGTYPPHQMYAQPPQSPYAPDPRVWAQTPAPEPEGPTRHLPYGDDPRTTQFVGVDDLVSQAGGEPRQEPDAFAHLFRDQQQGSGHPSYESPAVPGPSPAPMAQGQYATPDQAAATPPPVDETSAQEPAASPAPKKAGRAAGLMKSSAVMAAGTMVSRLTGFIRSALIVSAIGVGFLGDTFQVAYQLPTMIYILTVGGGLNSVFVPQLVRAMKDDEDGGEAYANRLLTLVMVALGALTALGIFGAPLLIRVMSPSIASDPAANQVAITFTQYFLPTIFFMGVHVVMGQILNARGKFGAMMWTPVLNNIVIIATLGMFIYVYGTAADSGMKVTTIPPEGQRLLGVGVLLGLVVQALAMIPYLRETGFRLRLRFDWKGQGLGKAVTLAKWTVLFVLANQAGAMVVIWLSTAAGKASHVDGTGISAYSNAQLIWGLPQAIITVSLMAALLPRLARSAAEGDGGAVRDDISQGLRTTAVAIVPIAFGFLSLGIPMCTLMFGSTGVSEATNMGYMLMAFGLGLIPYSVQYVVLRAFYAYEDTRTPFYNTVIVAAVNAGASAVCYFVIPSRWAVVGMAASYGLAYAIGVGVAWRRLRKRLGGDLDGARVLRTYARLCIASVPAALLSGAAVYGIGHTLGQGVAGSLAGVFAGGAVLLGIFFVAARRMRIEELNSLVGMVRGRLGR; translated from the coding sequence ATGAACGCGCCGTACGACGGTGACCACGGCCGTGCCGTGGGCGACTCGGGCTACCCCGAGTCGGGCGGGCCCGAGGGCGCGCCGCCCCAGCACGGCCAGGTGCCGCCGCAGCCGCCCGCGGACATGTACCTCCAGGACGCCTACGCCCAGGACCCCTACCGGGCGCAGGACCTCGCCGCCCAGGACCCGGTCGCCGAGGCGCTCTACGACCGCGCGGCGCACCCGCCGCCCCCTCCGGGCACGTACCCGCCGCATCAGATGTACGCCCAGCCACCGCAGTCGCCGTACGCCCCCGACCCGCGGGTGTGGGCCCAGACCCCCGCGCCGGAGCCGGAGGGCCCGACCCGGCACCTGCCGTACGGCGACGACCCACGCACCACCCAGTTCGTGGGTGTGGACGACCTCGTCTCCCAGGCGGGCGGCGAGCCGCGCCAGGAGCCGGACGCTTTCGCGCACCTCTTCAGGGACCAGCAGCAGGGCAGCGGTCACCCCTCGTACGAGTCGCCGGCGGTCCCCGGCCCCTCCCCGGCCCCGATGGCACAGGGCCAGTACGCGACGCCCGACCAGGCCGCGGCGACACCGCCCCCCGTGGACGAGACGTCCGCCCAGGAGCCGGCCGCCTCACCCGCTCCGAAGAAGGCCGGCCGCGCCGCGGGCCTGATGAAGTCCAGCGCCGTCATGGCCGCGGGCACGATGGTCTCCCGCCTCACCGGCTTCATCCGCTCCGCGCTGATCGTGTCCGCCATCGGCGTCGGTTTCCTCGGTGACACCTTCCAGGTCGCCTACCAGCTGCCGACGATGATCTACATCCTCACGGTCGGCGGCGGTCTCAACTCCGTCTTCGTGCCCCAGTTGGTGCGCGCCATGAAGGACGACGAGGACGGCGGCGAGGCGTACGCCAACCGGCTGCTGACGCTCGTCATGGTGGCGCTCGGCGCACTCACCGCGCTGGGGATCTTCGGCGCACCGCTCCTGATCCGCGTCATGTCCCCTTCGATCGCCAGCGACCCCGCGGCGAACCAGGTGGCCATCACCTTCACCCAGTACTTCCTGCCCACGATCTTCTTCATGGGCGTCCACGTGGTGATGGGCCAGATCCTCAACGCCCGCGGGAAGTTCGGCGCGATGATGTGGACCCCGGTGCTGAACAACATCGTCATCATCGCGACGCTCGGCATGTTCATCTACGTCTACGGAACCGCCGCCGACTCCGGGATGAAGGTCACCACCATCCCGCCGGAGGGCCAGCGTCTCCTCGGCGTCGGTGTGCTTCTCGGCCTCGTGGTCCAGGCGCTGGCGATGATCCCCTACCTGCGCGAGACCGGCTTCCGGCTGCGGCTGCGCTTCGACTGGAAGGGCCAGGGCCTCGGCAAGGCCGTCACGCTCGCCAAGTGGACGGTCCTGTTCGTCCTCGCCAACCAGGCGGGCGCCATGGTCGTCATCTGGTTGTCCACCGCGGCGGGCAAGGCCTCGCACGTCGACGGCACCGGCATCTCCGCCTACTCCAACGCACAGCTGATCTGGGGCCTGCCGCAGGCCATCATCACGGTCTCCCTCATGGCGGCCCTGCTCCCGCGTCTGGCGCGCTCGGCGGCCGAGGGCGACGGCGGCGCCGTCCGCGACGACATCTCCCAGGGCCTGCGCACCACCGCGGTCGCGATCGTGCCGATCGCGTTCGGTTTCCTCTCGCTCGGCATCCCCATGTGCACGCTGATGTTCGGCTCCACCGGCGTCAGCGAGGCCACCAACATGGGCTACATGCTGATGGCGTTCGGTCTCGGCCTGATCCCGTACTCCGTGCAGTACGTGGTCCTGCGCGCCTTCTACGCCTACGAGGACACCCGAACGCCCTTCTACAACACGGTCATCGTCGCCGCGGTCAACGCCGGCGCCTCGGCGGTCTGCTACTTCGTCATCCCGTCCCGCTGGGCCGTGGTCGGTATGGCGGCCTCGTACGGACTGGCCTACGCGATCGGCGTCGGTGTCGCCTGGCGCCGGCTGCGCAAGCGGCTGGGCGGGGACCTCGACGGCGCCCGGGTCCTGCGGACTTACGCCCGGCTGTGCATCGCGTCGGTCCCGGCCGCCCTGCTCAGCGGCGCGGCCGTCTACGGCATCGGACATACGCTCGGCCAGGGCGTCGCGGGCTCGCTCGCCGGGGTCTTCGCCGGCGGTGCCGTTCTCCTCGGGATCTTCTTCGTCGCCGCCCGCCGCATGCGCATCGAGGAACTCAACTCGCTGGTCGGCATGGTCCGCGGTCGCCTGGGACGCTGA
- a CDS encoding protein kinase family protein codes for MAERSTAAVDVADNSDETSLTAQADQSTADGVAKNRERDTDSDEVQESTRTDGSGKTSPPELHSGHKLARRYRLEECVTRLDGFSSWRAVDEKLRRAVGVHILPADHARARSVLAAARSSALLGDPRFVQVLDAVEENDLVYVVHEWLPDAAELTTLLASGPLEPYDAYQMVSQISAAMAAAHREGLAHLRLNPNAVLRTSTGQWRIRGLAVNAALRGISSDTPQRTDTEAIGALLYAALTQRWPYESDAYGLSGLPKDIGLIAPDQVRAGVHRGLSELSMRALVNDGATASRHESPCTTPEELVKAIGEMPRIRPPEPAFTAPPEYQRTTYQQGTYGRQSARPGATQPVPAPPPPLQSRTGKALKWAVSALLIAALGLGSWQLADALMDQGGKTDDPDKTQNTEDNDKNNKSEAPKPLAIKGAKEYVAKGDAQHPADVAKTYDSNTSTGWRTSSYLDGPKMVIKPGVGIVYDLGSEKEVTAANLSLRYGGNHTTVELYATDTLGSSTPLSSMKKLGTATTSSTSAKVTVGKPVKSRYVLVWLTALPYSGDDPANYSRPGYKQAITEVKFTG; via the coding sequence GTGGCGGAACGGAGTACGGCTGCCGTCGACGTGGCAGACAACAGCGACGAGACGTCGCTGACCGCACAGGCGGACCAGTCCACGGCCGACGGTGTGGCCAAGAACCGGGAGCGGGACACGGACAGCGACGAGGTACAGGAGAGCACCCGGACCGACGGTTCCGGAAAGACCTCGCCGCCCGAACTGCACAGTGGTCACAAGCTCGCCAGACGCTACCGCCTCGAGGAGTGCGTCACCCGTCTGGACGGTTTCAGCAGCTGGCGGGCCGTGGACGAGAAGCTCCGCCGCGCCGTCGGCGTGCACATCCTGCCCGCGGACCATGCGCGGGCCCGCTCCGTGCTGGCCGCCGCCCGCTCCTCCGCCCTCCTGGGCGACCCCCGCTTCGTCCAGGTTTTGGACGCGGTGGAGGAGAACGACCTCGTCTACGTCGTCCACGAGTGGCTTCCCGACGCGGCGGAACTGACCACGCTCCTCGCCTCCGGGCCCCTGGAGCCGTACGACGCCTACCAGATGGTCAGCCAGATCTCCGCCGCCATGGCCGCCGCCCACCGCGAGGGCCTCGCCCATCTGCGGCTGAACCCCAACGCCGTCCTGCGCACCTCCACCGGCCAGTGGCGCATCCGCGGCCTCGCCGTGAACGCCGCCCTGCGCGGCATCTCGTCCGACACCCCGCAGCGCACCGACACGGAGGCCATCGGCGCCCTGCTGTACGCCGCGCTCACCCAGCGCTGGCCGTACGAGAGCGACGCCTACGGGCTGTCGGGCCTGCCGAAGGACATCGGCCTCATCGCACCCGACCAGGTGCGCGCCGGTGTGCACCGCGGTCTGTCCGAGCTATCCATGCGCGCGCTCGTCAACGACGGAGCCACCGCCTCCCGCCACGAGTCGCCGTGCACCACTCCGGAGGAGCTGGTGAAGGCGATCGGCGAGATGCCGCGCATCCGCCCGCCGGAGCCGGCGTTCACCGCCCCGCCCGAGTACCAGCGCACGACGTACCAGCAGGGCACGTACGGCCGCCAGTCGGCGCGTCCCGGCGCCACCCAGCCGGTCCCGGCCCCGCCGCCCCCGCTGCAGAGCCGTACCGGCAAGGCCCTGAAGTGGGCCGTGTCCGCTCTCCTGATCGCCGCGCTGGGCCTCGGCAGCTGGCAGCTGGCCGACGCGCTCATGGACCAGGGCGGGAAGACGGACGACCCCGACAAGACGCAGAACACCGAGGACAACGACAAGAACAACAAGTCCGAGGCCCCGAAGCCCCTCGCCATCAAGGGCGCCAAGGAGTACGTCGCCAAGGGCGACGCCCAGCACCCCGCCGACGTTGCCAAGACCTACGACAGCAACACGTCCACGGGCTGGCGCACCAGCAGCTACCTGGACGGCCCGAAGATGGTGATAAAGCCGGGCGTCGGCATCGTCTACGACCTCGGCTCCGAGAAGGAAGTGACGGCCGCGAACCTCTCCCTGCGGTACGGCGGCAACCACACCACGGTCGAGCTGTACGCGACCGACACCCTCGGTTCGTCCACCCCCCTGAGCTCCATGAAGAAGCTCGGCACGGCGACCACGAGCAGCACCTCCGCGAAGGTGACCGTCGGCAAACCGGTGAAGAGCCGGTACGTCCTGGTCTGGCTGACGGCGCTGCCGTACTCCGGTGACGACCCCGCCAACTACAGCAGGCCGGGCTACAAGCAGGCCATCACCGAAGTGAAGTTCACGGGCTGA
- the sigM gene encoding RNA polymerase sigma factor SigM: MADRAEHSGASDQDLLARHVEGDPDAFGEIVRRHRDRLWAVALRTLGDREEAADAVQDALVSAYRAAHTFRGQSAVTTWLHRITVNACLDRARKVASRKTSPVDDTERLEQLLEPHESASAPAERHDLHRQLIEALGTLPADQRAALVLVDMQGYPVAEAARILDVPTGTVKSRCARGRARLLPLLTHLRPDGTVGEKKPGGERNRTQGPTVPPAAGPQRAEPPETGPSDPAAVKGGGGRA, translated from the coding sequence ATGGCGGACCGCGCCGAGCACAGCGGTGCAAGTGATCAGGACCTCCTCGCCCGGCATGTCGAGGGCGACCCCGACGCCTTCGGTGAGATCGTGCGGCGGCACCGCGACCGGCTCTGGGCCGTCGCCCTGCGGACGCTGGGGGACCGCGAGGAGGCCGCTGACGCGGTGCAGGACGCCCTCGTCTCCGCCTACCGGGCCGCCCACACCTTCCGGGGCCAGTCGGCCGTCACAACCTGGCTGCACCGGATCACGGTGAACGCCTGCCTGGACCGCGCCCGCAAGGTGGCCTCCCGCAAGACGTCTCCGGTCGACGACACCGAGCGCCTGGAGCAGCTGCTGGAGCCGCACGAGTCGGCCTCGGCCCCCGCCGAGCGCCACGATCTCCACCGGCAGCTCATCGAAGCCCTGGGCACCCTGCCGGCGGACCAGCGCGCGGCGCTCGTCCTGGTGGACATGCAGGGCTACCCGGTCGCCGAGGCGGCCCGCATCCTCGATGTGCCGACCGGCACGGTGAAGAGCCGGTGCGCACGCGGCAGAGCCAGACTCCTGCCGCTGCTCACCCATCTCCGGCCGGATGGCACCGTCGGGGAGAAGAAGCCGGGCGGGGAACGGAACCGGACGCAGGGGCCGACCGTCCCACCCGCAGCGGGACCACAGCGAGCGGAACCACCCGAGACAGGACCGAGCGACCCAGCGGCAGTGAAGGGCGGAGGTGGACGAGCGTGA